One part of the Rhodococcus oxybenzonivorans genome encodes these proteins:
- the fabG gene encoding 3-oxoacyl-ACP reductase FabG — MTLLEGRVAVVTGAAQGIGFEMARKFASEGASVVLGDMHADNVKAAAGKLEADGFQAVAVACDVTDPDQMQNLGKKALDAFGGMDVWVNNAGITRDATLRKMSLADFRAVIDVHLQGAWLGTQIASIAMREAGKGSIVNISSISGKVGLVGQTNYSAAKAGMVGLTKAAAKELAHLGVRVNAIQPGVVNTDMIRALRADILEAKLKEVPMGRGAEPEEIANVALFLASDLSSYMTGTVLEVTGGRHI; from the coding sequence ATGACACTCCTCGAGGGGCGGGTCGCCGTCGTCACCGGCGCGGCTCAGGGCATCGGTTTCGAGATGGCCCGCAAGTTTGCGAGCGAGGGCGCCTCTGTCGTTCTCGGCGACATGCACGCCGACAACGTCAAGGCCGCCGCCGGAAAGCTGGAGGCCGACGGCTTCCAGGCTGTCGCCGTCGCATGCGACGTGACCGATCCGGATCAAATGCAGAACCTCGGGAAGAAGGCGCTCGACGCGTTCGGCGGAATGGACGTCTGGGTCAACAATGCAGGCATCACCCGCGACGCGACGCTGCGCAAGATGTCGCTGGCCGATTTCCGCGCGGTCATCGACGTGCACTTGCAGGGTGCGTGGCTGGGCACCCAGATCGCGTCGATCGCGATGCGGGAGGCCGGCAAGGGGTCGATCGTCAACATCTCGTCGATTTCGGGCAAGGTCGGCCTGGTCGGGCAGACCAACTACAGCGCCGCGAAGGCCGGCATGGTGGGTCTGACCAAGGCGGCCGCGAAAGAACTCGCCCACCTCGGAGTCCGGGTCAACGCGATCCAGCCCGGCGTGGTGAACACCGACATGATCCGCGCCCTGCGCGCCGACATCCTCGAGGCGAAGCTGAAGGAGGTTCCGATGGGACGCGGCGCCGAACCAGAAGAGATCGCCAACGTCGCCTTGTTCCTGGCCTCCGATCTGTCCAGCTACATGACGGGCACCGTCCTCGAAGTCACCGGCGGACGCCACATCTGA
- a CDS encoding LysR family transcriptional regulator has translation MESRHVEYFLATVDNDGFALAAEALGVTKPSLSKGLRNLERDLGAELFHRVGRGLVLSAAGKAFVGPARQIVRDLVAAESSFVDVSGLPRGRLDICASAHVAEGPVTKLIGSFRTQYPGVVVRLADLRPVDVIGSLIRDGHCEIAFSHLPFGAAGLTTRALGFHEYWLVVPPNAEIDWREPFPLDDLPKIPVVGLPKESSARTVIEKALQAAGSRTVMSAVVEQREAVGAFVVQGIGMSFMERTNAERAAVGGARICPLDPPITAPYGVIYDEARLSPAGRAFLDTLAP, from the coding sequence GTGGAGTCGCGACACGTCGAATACTTCCTCGCCACCGTCGACAACGACGGCTTTGCGCTCGCGGCCGAGGCCCTGGGCGTCACCAAGCCGTCGTTGTCGAAGGGACTGCGCAACCTCGAACGTGACCTCGGTGCCGAATTGTTCCACCGCGTGGGCCGCGGTCTCGTGCTCAGCGCGGCGGGAAAGGCGTTCGTCGGTCCGGCCCGGCAGATTGTGCGAGACCTGGTGGCCGCCGAGAGCTCGTTCGTCGACGTCTCGGGACTGCCGCGCGGGCGACTCGACATCTGCGCCTCGGCACACGTTGCCGAAGGCCCTGTCACCAAGCTGATCGGATCATTCCGCACACAGTATCCCGGTGTGGTCGTCCGGCTCGCAGACCTGCGACCGGTCGACGTCATCGGGTCACTGATCCGGGACGGGCATTGCGAAATAGCCTTCAGTCATCTCCCTTTTGGCGCAGCAGGGTTGACAACACGGGCACTTGGATTCCACGAATACTGGCTGGTGGTCCCCCCGAACGCCGAAATAGACTGGCGGGAACCGTTCCCCCTCGACGATCTCCCAAAGATCCCGGTGGTGGGACTGCCCAAGGAATCGTCGGCGCGCACGGTGATCGAGAAGGCGTTGCAGGCGGCAGGGAGCCGGACGGTCATGTCGGCCGTCGTCGAGCAGCGAGAAGCCGTCGGCGCTTTCGTCGTCCAGGGAATAGGAATGTCGTTCATGGAACGTACCAATGCGGAACGGGCCGCAGTCGGCGGCGCCCGAATCTGCCCCCTCGACCCACCGATCACCGCCCCCTACGGGGTGATCTACGACGAAGCACGACTGTCTCCGGCAGGACGCGCATTCCTCGACACGCTCGCGCCCTGA